The genomic segment GGTATTTTTAAGCAGGTAGTGTTCCCGGCCGATCAGCTTTCCGCCCCGCACAAAGAAGACCATCACGCAAACCTCATCCTGGCCCCGGGCCATTGCTATTACGTCTTGATCCTCCAAGCCGGCGGAGACAATTTTCTGCCGCTCCACCACCTTTTGCACTGCCTGCAGTTGATCCCTCAATTCGGCAGCCTTTTCAAATTCTAACTTTTCCGCCGCCCGGTGCATGCGCTCCTCTAAGCGCTTTAACAGGGCATCCTGGCGGCCCTCCAAAAATAAAATAATTTCTTTAATTGTACTGCGGTACTGTTCTTTATCAATAGCCTGGGTGCAGGGACCCTGGCACCGCTTAATATGAAAGTTTAAACAGGGCCTGGAGCGGGAAGAAAACTGCCGGTTGGTGCAGGTGCGAAAGGGAAACAACTTCTTTAACAGCCGCAGGGTTTCGTTCATGGCCCCCACCTGGGTATAGGGGCCAAAATATCTGGACCCATCCTTCACCAAGCGCCGGGTAACCAGCACCCGGGGATAGTCTTCACCCAGGGTCACCTTTATATAAGGGTAGCTCTTATCATCCTTTAACAGCACATTATACCGGGGGCGGTGTTCTTTAATTAAGTTGCACTCCAGTATCAAGGCTTCCACTTCTGAATCGGTAACTATATATTCCAGGTCGGCAATGCGTTCCACCATCGAGCGGGTTTTGGGCATCTGTTTGGCCCCCTGCTGAAAATAAGAACGCACCCGGTTTTTTAACGAAAGGGCCTTACCCACATAGATAACCCTTCCCTCACCGTCGCGAAAGATGTAAACACCGGGCTTGGACGGAATATACTTAACTTTTTCATCAAGGGACAATTCACTCACCACCTACCATCATTTTAACCCAAGCGGCCTGTAAAAGACAAAAGCTAAGTTGCCTCCGGCACCGCCCTGTTCAGAAAAGCAATTGACAAAATAAAAAGGAGGTATTAAAATTTGGTAAGTAACCATCCGGTTACTTACCCGCAAGATTGAGGAGGATTATCATGGCAAGGGAACGCAATGCAGAACGAACTAAGGAGGGTATCTTAAATGCAGCCAGGTCCGTCTTTGCCGCCAAGGGCTTTGACGGCGCCCGGGTAGACGAGATTGCCAAGTGGGCCAAGATTAATAAGCGCATGATCTACCACTACTTTGGCAACAAGGAACAATTGTACATCGAGGTATTGCGAGACAATTTCCGGCAATTACTGGCGGTGGGACGGGAAGCCAACCTCCAAGACTTAAGTCCCCTTGACAAGGCACAGGAATTTATCCGCCGGTATTTTTATTTTTTAGCCAACGAGAGGGAGTTTGTAAAACTGCTGCTCTGGGAGTCATTACAGGGAAAGCAGTTTTCAATCCAACTGCTGCCGGAAGTGACCCAAACCACCTTACCCATGCTGGAGTCCATCATAGAAGAAGGGGTAAAAGACGGTGTCTTTCGCCAAGACCTTGACTTAAAGCACCTAATCATCAGCATTAACGCCATGTGTATAGTGTATTTTTCCCGGCAGCACGTTTACAGCACCGTCTGGCATGGGGATATGAATGACCCGGAAATGCTGGAAGAACGGCTGCAGCATATTCTAGAACTCACCTTAAACGGCATATTAGTTAAGTAAGACCGGTGCCAGTTTTTTACCACCTACACCTATTACCAAGGAGGGAATTGTAAAATGTCCACGGCTGAAATTCTTGCCCAAATAGAAAAAAACAAAAAGAAAACACTGATGGTAATTCTGGCCTTGCTGCTGGTAGTGACGGTGGCCTTTGGCTTGTTTTTTGCCAAAAACAATGCCGTTATTGCCGAAGAAAGAGACAGTCTGACAGCCACCGGCACCATTGAAGCCAAAACAGTCACCGCAGCCTTTAAAATCCCCGGCAAAATAGATGCCATGCCGGTGGAAGAAGGCAGCAAGGTGGAAGAGGGCCAGCACTTGGCCACCTTGGAAAACAACCAACTAATGGCCAAGTATACCCAGGCCCAGGGAGCCTATGAAGCGGCCCTCTCCCAGGCAGAACAGGCCGGCAGCGCAGTGGCCTTAACAGAGCAGCAGGTGGAAGCCACCATTTCCCAACTGCAGGCCAAGGTGGCCCAGGCAGAGGTGGGATTAACCGACGCCCAACAAATGTATGACCGCATCTCCCGGCTGCACCAGGCAGAGGCGGTTTCAGACAAGGACTATGACCAGGCAAAGAACAATCTTGAATTAGCCAAAAACCAACTGTTAGAAGCCCAGGCCGGCTTAGACCAGGCACTGGCATCCCGAACCCAAGTACAGGTGGCCCAAGCCCAATACCAGGCGGCTCTGGGACAGCAAACCCAGGCCCTGGGTGCCTTGGAAGAAATTGAAGCCACCCTGGAAGATGCAGTGCTTAAGGCCCCCGCACCGGGCTATATCACCCAAAAATACCTGGAAGCAGGGGAAATGGTCAACGCCGGCACCCCGGTCTTTCAAATCACAGATTTAGAAAGGCCTTACGTAAAGGTATTTATCAGCGAG from the Desulfofalx alkaliphila DSM 12257 genome contains:
- a CDS encoding TetR/AcrR family transcriptional regulator gives rise to the protein MARERNAERTKEGILNAARSVFAAKGFDGARVDEIAKWAKINKRMIYHYFGNKEQLYIEVLRDNFRQLLAVGREANLQDLSPLDKAQEFIRRYFYFLANEREFVKLLLWESLQGKQFSIQLLPEVTQTTLPMLESIIEEGVKDGVFRQDLDLKHLIISINAMCIVYFSRQHVYSTVWHGDMNDPEMLEERLQHILELTLNGILVK
- a CDS encoding HlyD family secretion protein; this encodes MSTAEILAQIEKNKKKTLMVILALLLVVTVAFGLFFAKNNAVIAEERDSLTATGTIEAKTVTAAFKIPGKIDAMPVEEGSKVEEGQHLATLENNQLMAKYTQAQGAYEAALSQAEQAGSAVALTEQQVEATISQLQAKVAQAEVGLTDAQQMYDRISRLHQAEAVSDKDYDQAKNNLELAKNQLLEAQAGLDQALASRTQVQVAQAQYQAALGQQTQALGALEEIEATLEDAVLKAPAPGYITQKYLEAGEMVNAGTPVFQITDLERPYVKVFISEEKIGRVQLNQEAEIRVPAFPDKVFKGKVVWINDAGDFAVRRAVSEQHQRDLRSFEVRIDIPNEDLLLKVGMTATVKLVEGEK